From Micromonospora rifamycinica, a single genomic window includes:
- a CDS encoding class I SAM-dependent methyltransferase, with amino-acid sequence MTGVDTRQPTPDRIMHIANGYWATGILGAAAGHAIFTHLEAGAGTAAELAVRADISERGAQTLLDGLLGLGLVELHDGRYRNTAESSTYLVEGRPTSLSEFAKLKMTHMGSLADLSEVVRAGGPIRNATVEVADNPHWEKVVTAIAAQSTPVTAIVADLLGLADAGEISILDLGGGSGIFSAAWLGLNPAARSTQLDWGPINAIARRLVAERGVADRFTCVDGDFHHTEVATAAYDVVVYSHVAHQEGPDDNTALFAKVRAALKPGGTLVVCDYVVDDDRSGPSFALIFAGEMLLKSKHGGTWRRSDYRDWLVKAGFEDVTFHPTPSPTTVVLAR; translated from the coding sequence GTGACCGGCGTGGACACCCGGCAACCCACCCCCGACCGCATCATGCACATCGCCAACGGCTACTGGGCCACCGGCATCCTCGGCGCGGCGGCGGGCCACGCGATCTTCACCCATCTGGAGGCCGGCGCGGGCACCGCGGCCGAGCTGGCGGTCCGGGCCGACATCTCCGAGCGGGGCGCGCAGACCCTCCTCGACGGGCTGCTCGGCCTCGGCCTGGTCGAGCTGCACGACGGCCGGTACCGCAACACCGCCGAGTCGAGCACCTACCTGGTCGAGGGGCGACCCACCAGCCTGAGCGAGTTCGCCAAGCTCAAGATGACCCACATGGGCAGCCTGGCGGACCTGTCGGAGGTGGTCCGCGCGGGCGGCCCGATCAGGAACGCGACGGTGGAGGTCGCCGACAACCCCCACTGGGAGAAGGTGGTCACGGCCATCGCCGCCCAGTCCACCCCGGTCACGGCGATCGTCGCCGACCTGCTGGGGCTGGCGGACGCCGGTGAGATCTCGATCCTGGACCTGGGTGGCGGCTCGGGGATCTTCTCGGCCGCCTGGCTCGGGCTGAACCCCGCCGCCCGGTCCACCCAGCTCGACTGGGGACCGATCAACGCGATCGCCCGCCGGCTGGTCGCCGAGCGGGGCGTGGCCGACAGGTTCACCTGCGTCGACGGCGACTTCCACCACACCGAGGTGGCGACCGCCGCGTACGACGTCGTGGTGTACTCCCACGTGGCCCACCAGGAGGGGCCGGACGACAACACGGCCCTCTTCGCGAAGGTGCGCGCCGCCCTCAAGCCGGGCGGCACGCTGGTCGTCTGTGACTACGTCGTCGACGACGACCGGAGCGGACCGTCCTTCGCGTTGATCTTCGCCGGGGAGATGCTGCTCAAGAGCAAGCACGGCGGGACCTGGCGGCGCTCCGACTACCGGGACTGGCTGGTCAAGGCCGGCTTCGAGGACGTCACGTTCCACCCCACCCCGTCTCCCACCACGGTGGTCCTCGCCCGCTAG
- a CDS encoding methyltransferase: protein MVGPTRFMNLLSCFELGLVDRLRDNPGLTAVKLGDAVGVKPDAVEQLLQLMVKEGFVAYDEGSGAYSLAALGGVAEADLERALAFMGMIKVAMLRQMFYLTESVRTGSLVGLKKFYDFDGTLFDAAAVHEDIRDSWGRLAQLETGNVYGWFFQNLDIPAGSRVLDLLGGNGLGSIMTYRMKASPGLHVTNFDAPEKEAESLRNFREHGVEEHCSFVGGDVFTDVPAGFDLVLIKHYLDMYDRDDVLKILKSANGALEVGGQLVILAPVYPEDITDPDDSQIDFFPTFLLGCATAQGGLQKVPTYRSWLEESGFALTRVVGKDPADIPPDAIPKRFIMFATKTA from the coding sequence ATGGTGGGACCGACGCGGTTCATGAATCTGCTGTCCTGTTTCGAACTCGGTCTGGTCGACCGGCTGCGGGACAATCCGGGTCTGACGGCGGTCAAGCTCGGTGATGCGGTCGGGGTGAAGCCGGATGCGGTGGAGCAGTTGTTGCAGTTGATGGTGAAGGAGGGCTTCGTCGCGTACGACGAGGGCTCCGGCGCCTACTCGCTGGCCGCGCTGGGCGGCGTCGCCGAGGCCGACCTCGAACGGGCGCTCGCCTTCATGGGCATGATCAAGGTGGCCATGCTCCGGCAGATGTTCTACCTGACCGAGAGCGTGCGGACCGGCAGCCTGGTCGGGCTCAAGAAGTTCTACGACTTCGACGGCACGCTCTTCGACGCGGCGGCCGTGCACGAGGACATCCGCGACTCGTGGGGCCGGCTGGCGCAGCTGGAGACCGGCAACGTCTACGGCTGGTTCTTCCAGAACCTCGACATCCCGGCCGGCTCGCGGGTGCTCGACCTGCTCGGCGGGAACGGCCTCGGGTCGATCATGACCTACCGGATGAAGGCGTCACCGGGGCTGCACGTGACGAACTTCGACGCGCCCGAGAAGGAAGCGGAGTCGCTGCGCAACTTCCGGGAGCACGGCGTCGAGGAGCACTGCTCGTTCGTCGGCGGCGACGTCTTCACCGACGTCCCGGCGGGCTTCGACCTGGTGCTGATCAAGCACTACCTCGACATGTACGACAGGGACGACGTCCTCAAGATCCTCAAGAGTGCCAACGGGGCGCTGGAGGTGGGCGGTCAGCTCGTCATCCTGGCCCCGGTCTACCCCGAGGACATCACCGACCCCGACGACTCCCAGATCGACTTCTTCCCGACCTTCCTGCTCGGCTGCGCCACCGCCCAGGGCGGGTTGCAGAAGGTGCCGACGTACCGGAGCTGGCTGGAGGAGTCCGGGTTCGCGCTGACCCGGGTGGTCGGCAAGGACCCCGCCGACATCCCGCCGGACGCCATCCCGAAGCGGTTCATCATGTTCGCGACGAAGACCGCGTGA
- a CDS encoding cytochrome P450 family protein produces MSESPAVLEFTGTAQDVVTSVHTAGPVRQVRLPNGVPVWLVTRHTEVREALSDPRLSNHDRNDWFDQGALSPQVRSAMNTSMLRLDPPDHTRLRKLIAKAFVPRRIEALRPRVGQLTGDLLDRMAAGSAEVDVITGYASPLPIQVICELLGVAVEDRANYREWADAFAAGLGAPVFPVQAVTDFVEHLQGLIARRRAEPDDALLSALIAARDQADRLTEDELISTAFLFIVAGHETTTNLIGNGLYLLLRNPELADRIRAHPEELPRAIEEFLRYESPVTGASLRTATEAMNLFGAEVAAGDLVMMSLHAANRDGTAFPDADGFQPGRERNPHLSFGYGIHFCMGAPLARLEAQVAIGEFLARFPQARLAVDADAVEWRPGLLTRGLAALPVRLAG; encoded by the coding sequence ATGAGCGAGTCTCCGGCTGTTCTGGAGTTCACGGGCACCGCGCAGGACGTCGTCACGTCGGTGCACACCGCCGGCCCGGTCCGGCAGGTGCGGCTGCCCAACGGCGTGCCGGTCTGGCTGGTCACCCGGCACACCGAGGTGCGCGAGGCGCTGAGCGATCCGCGCCTGTCCAACCACGACCGCAACGACTGGTTCGACCAGGGGGCGCTGAGCCCGCAGGTGCGTTCCGCGATGAACACCTCGATGCTGCGTCTCGATCCGCCGGACCACACCCGGCTGCGCAAGTTGATCGCCAAGGCGTTCGTGCCCCGGCGGATCGAGGCGCTGCGTCCCCGGGTCGGGCAGCTCACCGGTGACCTGCTGGACCGGATGGCGGCCGGGTCCGCCGAGGTCGACGTCATCACCGGGTACGCCTCGCCGCTGCCCATCCAGGTGATCTGCGAGCTGCTCGGGGTGGCGGTGGAGGACCGGGCGAACTACCGGGAGTGGGCGGACGCCTTCGCCGCCGGCCTGGGTGCGCCGGTCTTCCCGGTCCAGGCGGTCACCGACTTCGTGGAGCACCTGCAGGGGCTGATCGCCCGTCGTCGGGCCGAACCGGACGACGCGCTGCTGTCGGCGCTGATCGCGGCGCGGGACCAGGCCGACCGGCTCACCGAGGACGAGCTGATCTCGACGGCCTTCCTGTTCATCGTCGCCGGCCACGAGACCACGACGAACCTGATCGGCAACGGTCTCTACCTGCTGTTGCGGAATCCGGAGCTGGCCGACCGGATCCGGGCGCACCCCGAGGAGCTGCCCCGGGCCATCGAGGAGTTCCTGCGGTACGAGAGCCCGGTGACCGGTGCCTCGCTGCGTACGGCCACCGAGGCGATGAACCTGTTCGGGGCCGAGGTGGCCGCCGGGGACCTGGTGATGATGTCGCTGCACGCGGCCAACCGGGACGGCACCGCGTTCCCCGACGCCGACGGGTTCCAGCCGGGCCGCGAGCGCAACCCGCACCTCTCGTTCGGCTACGGCATCCACTTCTGCATGGGTGCGCCGCTGGCCCGGCTGGAGGCCCAGGTCGCCATCGGGGAGTTCCTGGCCCGCTTCCCGCAGGCCCGCCTGGCGGTGGACGCGGACGCCGTCGAGTGGCGACCGGGCCTGCTCACCCGGGGTCTGGCCGCCCTCCCGGTCCGCCTCGCCGGCTGA
- a CDS encoding Mov34/MPN/PAD-1 family protein, whose protein sequence is MTVYEADLDHIAAWVLDHPAIETGGNLFGFWTHSGSPAIQVVLGPGPGARHQSAAFFQDVDYLRDSGERLQHDHGLQHIGDWHSHHRIGLDRPSGGDAATVHRTLQTNGFPRFLTCIATLRDADDVPPGEGVRRVHASDGRSARRGGEVVVLHAYLFEAGRAEPRRGSWSVLSGRSPISTTAERAGATRPTPRQTGPWWVVPGTTRTAVRHAEPTAWYSTGWGRDFLLRLDEIGRRAYPSTAITVNTDSGELAYRFTTGGGQYAVAFPDGFPDRRPELVSPDGGREPVDTAHPDRPGELLREVRGLTGRGATEDPHTHPTSEERTDVMDPAPAAAAGAGEADPGALLPDPDVVQSD, encoded by the coding sequence GTGACGGTCTACGAAGCCGACCTCGACCACATCGCGGCCTGGGTGCTCGACCACCCGGCCATCGAGACCGGCGGCAACCTCTTCGGCTTCTGGACGCACAGCGGGTCACCGGCGATCCAGGTCGTGTTGGGACCGGGGCCGGGCGCCCGCCACCAGAGCGCGGCGTTCTTCCAGGACGTCGACTACCTCCGGGACAGCGGCGAACGACTCCAGCACGACCACGGGCTGCAACACATCGGCGACTGGCACTCGCACCACCGGATCGGCCTGGATCGACCCAGCGGCGGCGATGCGGCGACGGTCCACCGGACGTTGCAGACCAACGGTTTCCCGCGCTTCCTGACCTGCATCGCCACCCTCCGCGACGCGGACGACGTCCCGCCGGGGGAGGGCGTGCGGCGCGTCCACGCATCCGACGGCCGGTCCGCCCGTCGGGGCGGCGAGGTGGTGGTGCTGCACGCCTACCTGTTCGAGGCCGGCCGTGCCGAGCCGCGTCGGGGGAGCTGGTCGGTGCTGTCCGGGCGGAGCCCGATCTCGACCACCGCCGAGCGGGCGGGGGCGACCCGGCCGACCCCGCGCCAGACGGGGCCGTGGTGGGTGGTGCCGGGCACGACCCGCACCGCGGTCCGGCACGCGGAGCCGACGGCCTGGTACTCCACCGGCTGGGGACGGGACTTCCTGCTCCGGCTCGACGAGATCGGCCGGCGGGCGTACCCGTCGACGGCGATCACCGTCAACACCGACAGCGGGGAGCTGGCGTACCGCTTCACCACCGGCGGCGGACAGTATGCGGTCGCCTTTCCCGACGGCTTCCCGGACCGGCGGCCGGAACTCGTGTCCCCCGACGGCGGACGCGAGCCGGTCGACACGGCCCACCCGGACCGGCCGGGGGAACTCCTCCGGGAGGTACGCGGCCTGACCGGTCGGGGCGCGACCGAGGACCCGCACACGCACCCGACCAGTGAGGAGAGGACCGATGTCATGGACCCCGCTCCAGCGGCAGCGGCTGGCGCAGGAGAGGCTGATCCTGGGGCACTACTTCCCGACCCTGACGTGGTTCAATCCGACTGA
- a CDS encoding polysaccharide deacetylase family protein has product MIARIGGTRRPSVPRASRRAVRLAALATAVALGAVGLAVAATPSSAAACNGYVGLTFDDGPTGSTGALLSVLRNNNVRATMFNVGQNVQGNPSAARAQVDAGMWVANHSWNHAHMTSMGQSQMQSDLSQTNAAIQSATGVRPQLFRPPYGETNATLQSVASSLGLRQVIWDVDSQDWNGASVSQIVSNAGRLQAGQVILMHDGIQNTRDAIPQIMANLSSRNLCPGMISPSTGRAVAPDGTPPTTGTPTTPPGTPTTPPPTGGCTATATYPNVWGDRYNTSVTVQGAANWTVVVAVTAPQRITTTWNGTPSWDSSGYVMTMRSNGSGNTFGFTTMMNGNSGARPQIRSCTTG; this is encoded by the coding sequence ATGATCGCCAGAATCGGTGGCACCCGCCGCCCGTCCGTTCCCCGAGCATCGCGCCGCGCCGTCCGGTTGGCCGCCCTCGCCACCGCCGTGGCACTGGGCGCCGTCGGGCTCGCGGTCGCCGCGACCCCGTCCAGCGCCGCCGCCTGCAACGGCTACGTCGGTCTCACCTTCGACGACGGGCCGACCGGCAGCACCGGCGCGCTGCTGTCCGTGCTGCGCAACAACAACGTCCGGGCGACCATGTTCAACGTCGGGCAGAACGTGCAGGGCAACCCGTCCGCCGCCCGGGCCCAGGTCGACGCCGGCATGTGGGTCGCCAACCACAGCTGGAACCACGCCCACATGACCTCGATGGGCCAGAGCCAGATGCAGTCGGACCTCTCCCAGACCAACGCGGCGATCCAGTCGGCCACCGGTGTCCGGCCGCAGCTGTTCCGGCCGCCCTACGGCGAGACCAACGCCACCCTCCAGTCGGTCGCCTCGTCGCTCGGCCTGCGCCAGGTGATCTGGGACGTCGACTCCCAGGACTGGAACGGCGCCAGCGTCAGCCAGATCGTCTCCAACGCCGGCCGCCTCCAGGCCGGCCAGGTGATCCTGATGCACGACGGCATCCAGAACACCCGTGACGCGATCCCGCAGATCATGGCCAACCTGAGCAGCCGCAACCTCTGCCCCGGCATGATCTCGCCGAGCACCGGCCGGGCGGTGGCCCCGGACGGCACCCCGCCGACCACCGGCACGCCGACCACCCCGCCCGGCACGCCGACCACCCCGCCGCCCACCGGCGGGTGCACCGCGACGGCGACGTACCCCAACGTCTGGGGCGATCGGTACAACACGTCGGTGACGGTCCAGGGGGCCGCCAACTGGACCGTGGTGGTGGCGGTGACCGCGCCGCAGCGGATCACCACCACCTGGAACGGCACCCCCAGCTGGGACAGCTCCGGCTACGTGATGACGATGCGCTCCAACGGCAGCGGCAACACCTTCGGCTTCACCACGATGATGAACGGCAACAGCGGCGCCAGGCCCCAGATCCGTTCCTGCACCACCGGCTGA
- a CDS encoding aromatic prenyltransferase has translation MSEPAESAQLYSAIEESARLLEVPCSRERVWPILSAYADSLPKAVIALRVATGARYRGDLDWRFTVGSDVDPYAVALSNGLTEKTDHPVGTLLAEISERCPIASYGIDFGVAGGFKKIYLFFPPDGMQSLSTLAELPSMPRSLADNVDLFARRGLGDKVNTFGIDYRHRTVNVYFGGLPDECLEPAGVLSMTRELGLPDPGEQMLRLGRQAFGIYASLGWESSAVERFCFAVMASDSSSLPVPLEPEIEQFLKGLPNNAADSRFVYYAGVSSTGEENYKVQSYYNWQPRMLDQMLLSDSGETRA, from the coding sequence ATGTCCGAGCCTGCCGAGTCGGCACAACTCTATTCCGCCATCGAGGAATCGGCGCGACTGTTGGAGGTGCCCTGTTCGCGGGAGCGGGTCTGGCCCATCCTGAGCGCGTACGCCGACTCCCTGCCGAAGGCCGTCATCGCGCTCCGGGTGGCCACCGGAGCGCGCTACCGGGGCGACCTGGACTGGCGCTTCACCGTGGGCAGCGACGTCGACCCGTACGCGGTGGCGCTGTCGAACGGGCTCACCGAGAAGACGGACCACCCGGTCGGCACGCTGCTGGCCGAGATCAGCGAGCGCTGCCCGATCGCCAGCTACGGGATCGACTTCGGGGTGGCCGGCGGTTTCAAGAAGATCTACCTCTTCTTCCCGCCGGACGGCATGCAGTCGCTGTCCACCCTCGCCGAACTGCCCTCGATGCCCCGGAGCCTGGCCGACAACGTCGACCTCTTCGCCCGGCGCGGCCTCGGCGACAAGGTGAACACGTTCGGCATCGACTACCGGCACCGCACGGTGAACGTGTACTTCGGCGGGCTGCCCGACGAGTGCCTCGAACCAGCGGGCGTCCTGTCGATGACCCGGGAACTCGGCCTGCCGGATCCGGGTGAGCAGATGCTCCGGCTCGGCCGGCAGGCGTTCGGCATCTACGCCAGCCTGGGCTGGGAGTCCTCGGCGGTGGAGCGCTTCTGTTTCGCCGTGATGGCGTCGGACTCGTCGTCCCTTCCCGTCCCGCTCGAACCGGAGATCGAGCAGTTCCTCAAGGGGCTGCCGAACAACGCCGCCGACAGCAGGTTCGTGTACTACGCGGGGGTGTCGTCGACCGGCGAGGAGAACTACAAGGTCCAGTCCTACTACAACTGGCAGCCCCGGATGCTCGATCAGATGCTCCTGTCCGACTCGGGCGAGACCCGCGCCTGA
- a CDS encoding HesA/MoeB/ThiF family protein, whose protein sequence is MSGHPPTAFLYQEHVNELFRQFQQTGDTETAALGMAIDGGEVFHVYLTEPRIHFSGQPCRATVRLHRGPAVREAEIPAGVRLVVDIGITGDDLTARGRIVLDAGGTREIDVKFVPVQGEMYVRAKGLVPTAALARKSVAVVGLGSGGSAIAVALAQSGIGRMVLVDRDRIEVGNVARHACGIGDLGRRKTNAVRDLVLGKNPDLDVVTADLDVVEDVPALQQAVDGVDLLVAATDSDRSRFMLNQYALDLRIPTVFGRVLSRACGGEVLRVRPFDGPCLACVYTTQFLAQRPREYSRLSEAREEAQAYVDPGDLEQQIQVGLASDIAPVANFMVKLALVELSRGAGGGLDSLDEDLRADFYVWANRREGVYASWPQMGFEFTKPAVLRWYGANVGRRADCGACHVPDPASVPDAAGFFG, encoded by the coding sequence ATGAGCGGGCACCCGCCGACGGCCTTCCTCTACCAGGAGCACGTCAACGAGCTGTTCCGGCAGTTCCAGCAGACCGGGGACACGGAGACCGCCGCCCTCGGCATGGCCATCGACGGCGGCGAGGTCTTCCACGTCTACCTGACCGAGCCCCGCATCCACTTCTCCGGGCAGCCCTGCCGGGCCACCGTCAGGCTGCACCGGGGACCGGCCGTCCGGGAGGCGGAGATCCCCGCCGGGGTCCGGTTGGTCGTCGACATCGGGATCACCGGGGACGACCTCACCGCCCGCGGCCGGATCGTCCTCGACGCCGGCGGCACCCGGGAGATCGACGTGAAGTTCGTTCCCGTCCAGGGAGAGATGTACGTCCGCGCGAAAGGTCTCGTTCCGACCGCGGCGCTCGCCCGCAAGTCGGTCGCCGTGGTGGGGCTGGGAAGCGGCGGATCCGCCATCGCCGTCGCCCTCGCCCAGTCCGGGATCGGACGCATGGTGCTGGTGGACCGCGACCGCATCGAGGTCGGCAACGTCGCGCGGCACGCCTGCGGGATCGGGGACCTCGGCCGGCGCAAGACCAACGCGGTCCGCGACCTGGTGCTCGGCAAGAACCCCGACCTGGACGTGGTCACGGCCGACCTCGACGTGGTCGAGGACGTGCCGGCACTCCAGCAGGCGGTGGACGGCGTCGACCTGCTGGTGGCGGCGACGGACAGCGACCGCAGCCGGTTCATGCTCAACCAGTACGCGCTCGACCTCCGGATACCGACCGTCTTCGGCCGGGTGCTCAGCCGCGCCTGCGGCGGCGAGGTGCTCCGGGTCCGCCCGTTCGACGGCCCCTGCCTCGCCTGCGTCTACACCACGCAGTTCCTCGCCCAGCGGCCACGTGAGTACTCGCGGCTGAGCGAGGCCCGCGAGGAGGCCCAGGCGTACGTCGACCCGGGCGACCTCGAGCAGCAGATCCAGGTCGGGCTGGCCTCGGACATCGCACCGGTCGCCAACTTCATGGTCAAGCTGGCACTCGTCGAGCTGTCCCGTGGGGCCGGCGGCGGGCTCGACAGCCTCGACGAGGATCTGCGGGCGGACTTCTACGTCTGGGCGAACCGCCGGGAGGGCGTCTACGCCAGCTGGCCGCAGATGGGGTTCGAGTTCACCAAACCGGCCGTCCTGCGGTGGTACGGCGCGAACGTCGGCCGGCGGGCCGACTGCGGCGCGTGCCACGTACCGGACCCCGCGTCGGTCCCCGACGCGGCGGGCTTCTTCGGCTAG
- the sigJ gene encoding RNA polymerase sigma factor SigJ yields the protein MTNPTAPGLDWPDPALSGLMSERGRLLGLAYRLLGSLADAEDVVQETYARWYALSPAQRAAIRSPGAWLTRVAGRICLDLLGSARARRERYVGEWIPEPLPDRADWPGDRAGGTPVDPVDRVTLDESISMAFLVVLESTTPAERVAFILHDVFRYSFAEVAEVVGRTPAACRQLASSARRRVRASTASPVPVARQADIVRAFKQAWEATDIDALVGLLAPDATATGDGGGLVRAELRPVEGAERIARFFAGRAGPAAGVTILERTVNGRPGLVAQLDGGVGAVLAFDVAGDRITRIWTILNPEKLRSWATA from the coding sequence ATGACCAACCCCACCGCGCCGGGGCTCGACTGGCCCGATCCGGCCCTCAGCGGGCTCATGAGCGAGCGGGGCCGGCTCCTCGGTCTGGCGTACCGGCTGCTCGGTTCCCTCGCCGACGCCGAGGACGTCGTGCAGGAGACGTACGCCCGCTGGTACGCCCTGTCCCCGGCGCAGCGGGCGGCGATCCGGTCCCCCGGGGCCTGGCTGACCAGGGTCGCCGGTCGGATCTGCCTCGACCTGCTCGGCTCGGCCCGGGCGCGACGGGAACGCTACGTGGGGGAGTGGATTCCGGAGCCGCTGCCCGACCGCGCGGACTGGCCCGGCGACCGGGCCGGTGGCACCCCGGTCGACCCGGTCGACCGGGTGACCCTCGACGAGTCGATCAGCATGGCCTTCCTCGTCGTGCTGGAGTCGACCACCCCGGCCGAGCGGGTCGCGTTCATCCTGCACGACGTCTTCCGCTACTCCTTCGCCGAGGTGGCCGAGGTCGTCGGCCGTACCCCGGCGGCGTGCCGCCAGCTGGCCTCGTCGGCCCGTCGCCGGGTCCGGGCGTCCACTGCTTCGCCCGTGCCGGTCGCCCGTCAGGCCGACATCGTGCGGGCCTTCAAGCAGGCGTGGGAGGCCACCGACATCGACGCGCTCGTGGGTCTGCTGGCCCCCGACGCCACCGCGACCGGCGACGGTGGCGGGCTGGTCCGGGCCGAACTCCGTCCGGTCGAGGGCGCCGAGCGGATCGCCCGGTTCTTCGCCGGTCGGGCCGGCCCGGCGGCCGGTGTCACCATCCTGGAGCGCACGGTCAACGGTCGGCCCGGTCTGGTGGCGCAGCTGGACGGCGGCGTCGGCGCGGTGCTGGCGTTCGACGTCGCGGGTGACCGGATCACCCGCATCTGGACGATCCTCAACCCCGAGAAGCTCCGTTCCTGGGCCACAGCCTGA
- a CDS encoding methyltransferase, translating to MVGPTRFMNLLSCFELGLVDRLRDNPGLTAVKLGDAVGVKPDAVEQLLQLMVKEGFVAYDEGSGAYSLAALGDVAEGDLRRALAYMNLIKVVALRQVYYLTESVRTGQVVGLKELYGFDGNLYGAVAEHQDLRDSWLTLMNRVTANIDPWFFTNIDVPAGAQVLDLAGNTGLGAIHTYQMKTSPGLRVTTFDLPEKEEECLRNFREHGVEEHCSFVGGDVFASIPGGFDVVLIKHFLDMFDKEEVFRILTGVHRSLNVGGQVNILVPVYPEDITDSDNYNVDFFPSFFLGCTMGQGGPQKLSTYRSWLEECGFTVTKAVTKDSAEVPPDVIPVQAILSATKTA from the coding sequence ATGGTGGGACCGACGCGGTTCATGAATCTGCTGTCCTGTTTCGAACTCGGTCTGGTCGACCGGCTGCGGGACAATCCGGGTCTGACGGCGGTCAAGCTCGGTGATGCGGTCGGGGTGAAGCCGGATGCGGTGGAGCAGTTGTTGCAGTTGATGGTGAAGGAGGGCTTCGTCGCGTACGACGAGGGCTCCGGCGCCTACTCGCTGGCCGCGCTGGGCGACGTCGCCGAGGGCGACCTGCGGCGGGCGCTCGCCTACATGAACCTGATCAAGGTGGTCGCGCTCCGGCAGGTCTACTACCTCACCGAGAGCGTACGGACCGGCCAGGTCGTCGGGCTGAAGGAGCTGTACGGGTTCGACGGCAACCTGTACGGCGCGGTGGCCGAGCACCAGGACCTGCGCGACTCGTGGTTGACGCTGATGAACCGGGTGACCGCCAACATCGATCCCTGGTTCTTCACGAACATCGACGTCCCGGCCGGTGCGCAGGTGCTCGACCTGGCCGGGAACACCGGCCTCGGTGCGATCCACACCTACCAGATGAAGACCTCGCCGGGTCTGCGGGTGACGACGTTCGACCTGCCCGAGAAGGAGGAGGAGTGCCTGCGGAACTTCCGTGAGCACGGCGTCGAGGAGCACTGCTCGTTCGTCGGCGGCGACGTCTTCGCGAGCATCCCCGGGGGCTTCGACGTGGTGCTGATCAAACACTTCCTGGACATGTTCGACAAGGAGGAGGTGTTCCGGATCCTCACCGGGGTGCACCGGTCGCTGAACGTCGGCGGTCAGGTCAACATCCTGGTGCCGGTGTACCCCGAGGACATCACGGACTCGGACAACTACAACGTCGACTTCTTCCCGAGCTTCTTTCTCGGCTGCACGATGGGTCAGGGCGGGCCGCAGAAGCTGTCGACGTACCGGAGCTGGCTGGAGGAGTGCGGGTTCACGGTCACGAAGGCGGTGACCAAGGACTCCGCCGAGGTGCCGCCGGACGTCATCCCCGTGCAGGCCATCCTGTCCGCCACGAAGACCGCCTGA
- the wrbA gene encoding NAD(P)H:quinone oxidoreductase, whose amino-acid sequence MEPVNLTIVYYSATGTVHTLAKAAAEGAEKAGANVRLRKVAETAPAEAINAKEEWAQHIRDTADVDVVSGDDLDWADAALFGTPTRFGNVSSQLKAFIDTLGPLWFHGKLSNKVYSAFTASNTPHGGQESTLLALSNTFYHWGGIIVPPGYTDPIQFQSGNPYGTSHVVGSGPPGDVTLQAARYQARRVVDTAAALKAGRPA is encoded by the coding sequence ATGGAACCAGTCAACCTCACGATCGTCTACTACAGTGCCACCGGCACCGTGCACACGCTGGCCAAGGCCGCGGCCGAGGGCGCGGAGAAGGCCGGCGCGAACGTACGCCTGCGCAAGGTGGCCGAGACGGCCCCGGCCGAGGCGATCAACGCCAAGGAGGAGTGGGCGCAGCACATCCGGGACACCGCCGACGTCGACGTGGTCAGCGGCGACGACCTGGACTGGGCCGACGCGGCCCTGTTCGGCACCCCGACCCGGTTCGGCAACGTGTCCAGCCAGCTCAAGGCGTTCATCGACACCCTCGGCCCGCTGTGGTTCCACGGCAAGCTCTCCAACAAGGTCTACTCGGCCTTCACCGCCTCCAACACCCCCCACGGCGGGCAGGAGTCGACCCTCCTGGCGCTGTCGAACACCTTCTACCACTGGGGCGGGATCATCGTGCCGCCCGGCTACACCGACCCCATCCAGTTCCAGTCGGGCAACCCCTACGGCACCTCGCACGTGGTCGGCAGCGGCCCGCCCGGTGACGTCACCCTCCAGGCGGCCCGCTACCAGGCACGGCGCGTGGTCGACACCGCCGCCGCGCTGAAGGCCGGCCGTCCCGCCTGA
- a CDS encoding DoxX family protein: protein MNLALWIIAGLLAVIFLASGVMKLVQSKEKLVASGYAVLDDFSPNVIKAIGVLEILAAVGLILPAVLDIAPVLVPLAAVGLVLLMAGAAIACLRRKDAKTAVVNVVLLLLAAVVAWGRFGPHSFTS from the coding sequence ATGAACCTCGCCCTGTGGATCATTGCCGGGCTGTTGGCCGTGATCTTCCTGGCCAGTGGCGTCATGAAGCTGGTCCAGTCCAAGGAGAAACTGGTCGCCTCCGGCTACGCGGTCCTGGACGACTTCAGCCCGAACGTCATCAAGGCCATCGGGGTCCTGGAGATCCTGGCCGCGGTGGGGCTGATCCTGCCCGCCGTGCTCGACATCGCCCCGGTGCTGGTGCCGCTGGCGGCGGTCGGTCTGGTGCTGCTGATGGCCGGCGCGGCCATCGCCTGCCTCCGTCGCAAGGACGCCAAGACCGCCGTGGTGAACGTCGTGCTGCTGCTCCTGGCCGCGGTCGTCGCCTGGGGTCGCTTCGGCCCGCACTCCTTCACCAGTTGA